A single region of the Cronobacter condimenti 1330 genome encodes:
- the focA gene encoding formate transporter FocA, with protein sequence MKADNPFDSLLPAAMAKVAEEAGVYKATKHPLKTFYLAITAGVFISIAFVFYITATTGTATMPFGIAKLIGGTCFSLGLILCVICGADLFTSTVLIVVAKASGRITWGQLARNWLNVYVGNLIGALLFVLLMWLSGEYMTANGGWGLNVLQTASHKVEHTFIEAVCLGILANLMVCLAVWMSYSGRSLIDKAFIMILPVGMFVASGFEHSIANMFMIPMGIVIRHFGSPEFWSAIHASPDQFSHLTVMNFIIDNLIPVTIGNIIGGGLLVGLTYWVIYLRGDDHR encoded by the coding sequence GTGAAAGCTGACAACCCTTTTGATTCATTACTCCCCGCTGCTATGGCCAAAGTCGCCGAGGAAGCGGGTGTTTATAAAGCCACGAAACATCCGTTAAAGACGTTTTATCTGGCAATTACGGCTGGCGTATTTATCTCAATTGCTTTTGTTTTCTATATCACCGCCACCACCGGCACTGCCACCATGCCTTTCGGCATTGCAAAACTGATTGGCGGCACCTGTTTCTCTCTCGGTCTGATTCTTTGCGTCATTTGCGGCGCCGATCTCTTTACCTCTACGGTACTGATTGTTGTCGCTAAAGCCAGCGGTCGCATCACTTGGGGACAACTGGCGCGCAACTGGCTGAATGTTTATGTGGGCAACCTGATCGGCGCCCTGCTCTTTGTTTTACTGATGTGGCTTTCTGGCGAGTATATGACCGCCAATGGCGGTTGGGGACTCAACGTTCTGCAAACCGCGTCACATAAAGTCGAACATACTTTTATTGAGGCCGTGTGCCTCGGCATCCTGGCTAACCTTATGGTGTGTCTGGCCGTCTGGATGAGCTATTCAGGCCGCAGCCTGATTGATAAAGCTTTTATTATGATTCTGCCGGTTGGAATGTTTGTGGCCAGCGGTTTCGAACACAGTATCGCCAACATGTTTATGATCCCAATGGGGATAGTGATTCGTCACTTTGGCAGCCCGGAGTTCTGGAGCGCCATTCACGCTTCGCCGGATCAATTTTCTCATCTGACCGTGATGAATTTCATCATTGATAACCTGATACCGGTAACCATAGGTAATATTATTGGTGGGGGTTTGCTTGTCGGATTGACATACTGGGTCATTTACCTGCGTGGCGACGACCATCGCTGA
- the ycaO gene encoding 30S ribosomal protein S12 methylthiotransferase accessory factor YcaO: protein MTQTFIPGKDAALEDSIARFQQKLTDLGFDIEEASWLNPVPNVWSVHIRDKACALCFTNGKGATKKAALASALGEYFERLSTNYFFADFWLGDTIANGPFVHYPNEKWFPIPQSDELPEGILDARLRAFYDPENELTASMLVDLQSGNETRGICALPFTRQSDEQTVYIPMNIVGNLYVSNGMSAGNTRNEARVQGLSEVFERHIKNRIIAESISLPEIPQDVLARYPGVVEAINTLEAEGFPIFAYDGSLGGKYPVICVVLFNPANGTCFASFGAHPDFGVALERTVTELLQGRGLKDLDVFTPPTFDDEEVAEHANLETHFIDSSGLISWDMFKQDADYPFVDWSFAGTTEEEFATLMAIFQSEDKEVYIADYEHLGVYACRILVPGMSDIYPAEDLLLANNSMGAHLRETLLALPGSEWEKEDYLNLIAQLDEEGHDDFTRVRELLGLATGKDNGWYTLRIGELKAMLALAGGDLDQALIWTEWTMEFNASVFSAERANYYRCLQTLLLLSQEDEREPLQYLNAFVRMYGSDAVEAASAAISGEAPFYGLQPVDGDLNAFPAHQALLAAYEKLQRAKATFWQGN, encoded by the coding sequence ATGACTCAAACTTTCATCCCTGGCAAAGATGCCGCTCTGGAAGACTCCATCGCTCGCTTCCAGCAGAAACTCACCGATCTGGGCTTTGACATTGAAGAGGCCTCCTGGCTTAATCCGGTGCCGAACGTCTGGTCCGTGCATATTCGCGACAAAGCGTGCGCGCTGTGCTTTACCAATGGTAAAGGCGCCACGAAAAAAGCCGCGCTGGCCTCTGCGCTGGGCGAATATTTTGAGCGTTTATCCACCAACTATTTCTTCGCTGATTTCTGGCTGGGCGACACGATTGCCAACGGCCCGTTTGTGCATTATCCGAATGAAAAGTGGTTCCCTATCCCGCAGAGCGACGAGCTGCCGGAAGGTATCCTGGACGCCCGCCTGCGCGCATTTTACGATCCGGAAAACGAACTGACCGCGAGCATGCTGGTCGATTTGCAGTCCGGCAATGAAACACGCGGCATTTGCGCCCTGCCGTTTACCCGTCAGTCGGATGAACAAACCGTCTATATTCCGATGAACATCGTCGGCAATTTGTATGTCTCTAACGGCATGTCCGCCGGAAACACCCGTAACGAAGCACGTGTACAGGGTCTTTCAGAGGTGTTTGAGCGCCACATCAAAAACCGCATCATCGCAGAGAGCATCAGCCTGCCGGAAATTCCGCAAGATGTGCTGGCGCGCTATCCGGGTGTGGTTGAAGCCATTAATACGCTTGAAGCCGAAGGATTCCCGATTTTCGCCTACGACGGCTCGCTCGGCGGCAAATATCCGGTTATCTGCGTCGTGCTGTTTAACCCGGCGAACGGTACGTGCTTCGCCTCTTTCGGCGCACATCCTGATTTCGGCGTGGCGCTGGAACGTACCGTTACTGAATTGCTGCAGGGGCGTGGTCTGAAAGATCTGGACGTGTTTACCCCGCCGACGTTTGACGACGAGGAAGTTGCCGAACACGCTAACCTCGAAACGCACTTTATCGACTCCAGCGGTCTGATCTCCTGGGATATGTTCAAGCAGGACGCAGACTATCCGTTCGTCGACTGGAGCTTCGCCGGGACGACAGAAGAAGAGTTTGCCACGCTGATGGCTATCTTCCAGTCCGAAGATAAAGAAGTGTATATCGCTGATTACGAACATCTGGGTGTGTATGCCTGCCGTATTCTGGTGCCAGGCATGTCTGACATCTATCCGGCGGAAGATTTGCTGCTCGCCAATAACAGCATGGGTGCGCATCTGCGCGAAACGCTGCTGGCGCTGCCGGGCAGCGAATGGGAGAAAGAAGATTACCTGAATCTTATCGCTCAGCTTGATGAAGAAGGCCACGACGATTTTACCCGTGTGCGCGAACTGCTTGGTCTGGCGACGGGTAAGGACAACGGCTGGTACACGCTGCGTATTGGCGAACTGAAAGCGATGCTGGCGCTGGCGGGTGGCGATCTGGATCAGGCGCTCATCTGGACGGAATGGACTATGGAGTTTAACGCGTCTGTCTTTAGTGCTGAGCGCGCCAACTATTACCGCTGCCTGCAAACTCTGCTGTTGCTGTCCCAGGAAGATGAACGTGAGCCGCTGCAATATCTGAATGCGTTTGTGCGTATGTACGGTTCCGACGCCGTAGAAGCCGCCAGCGCAGCCATCAGCGGTGAAGCGCCATTCTACGGCCTGCAACCTGTTGACGGCGATTTAAACGCCTTCCCGGCGCACCAGGCGCTGCTGGCGGCCTATGAAAAACTTCAACGCGCTAAAGCGACGTTTTGGCAAGGAAATTGA
- a CDS encoding DUF421 domain-containing protein: MKAFDLQRMALDKFPLEFLGEVALRSLYTFILVFLFLKITGRRGVRQMSLFEVLIILTLGSAAGDVAFYDDVPLLPVLVVFVTLGALYRLVMWLMSFSEKLEDLLEGKPRIIIEDGELAWEKLNRENMTEFEFFMELRNNGVEHLGQVRLAILEANGQISIYYYPDKLVRPGLSILPEYCSERFETIPEVGDYACIRCSEVVTYEAGEKPPCPRCKNHIWVKASTATRVT, from the coding sequence ATGAAAGCTTTCGATTTGCAACGGATGGCGCTTGACAAGTTTCCGCTTGAGTTTCTGGGTGAAGTGGCGCTGCGCAGCCTTTATACCTTTATTCTGGTGTTTCTGTTTCTCAAAATTACCGGGCGACGGGGCGTTCGTCAGATGTCGTTGTTCGAAGTTTTAATCATTCTGACACTCGGTTCGGCGGCGGGTGATGTGGCATTTTATGATGACGTGCCGCTCCTGCCGGTTCTGGTTGTCTTCGTGACACTTGGTGCGCTCTACCGTCTGGTGATGTGGCTCATGTCTTTTAGTGAAAAGCTTGAAGATCTGCTGGAGGGTAAGCCTCGCATCATTATTGAAGATGGCGAACTGGCCTGGGAGAAACTCAACCGGGAAAACATGACCGAGTTTGAGTTCTTTATGGAATTGCGAAATAACGGTGTCGAGCATCTCGGTCAGGTGCGGCTCGCCATTCTTGAAGCGAACGGGCAAATTAGCATCTATTACTATCCTGATAAGCTGGTGCGGCCTGGGCTTTCTATCCTGCCGGAATATTGCAGCGAGCGTTTTGAAACTATTCCGGAAGTCGGTGATTATGCCTGCATTCGCTGCAGCGAAGTGGTGACCTATGAGGCAGGCGAAAAACCGCCGTGTCCGCGCTGTAAAAACCACATATGGGTGAAGGCAAGCACCGCTACACGCGTGACCTGA